In Ignavibacteriota bacterium, the following proteins share a genomic window:
- a CDS encoding VWA domain-containing protein: MPQFDLRVGASPLFALLAIAIAAVAAYLYYRITLPPVAPSLRRLLMILRGLALLLLLLLFLEPILRIISTTMHRPVLSVLVDDSKSMGITDKSGDRAATTRAVVQSPALAHIAERADIRYLTFSTNATDIAVDSLDSLSFNGDGTDIASALHTAATGHTSASAHAMLVISDGVTTLGKNPLHEASSYGVPVFTVGVGDAAEQRDVLISHVAGNAIVYAGVPAPVSVIVKSAGYPGQKVEVTIADGQRVMDRKALTLEEGVREYELSLTYTPDGEGIRSFSVSVTSLPGELTTKNNHRTFTARVRKSALKVLLIAGAPSADVTAVRQAIAEVEQFTVRSFTQLPSGQFFEGVLPPGTVDSSDCIVLVGYPGAGAQPAMLQSVFGAVKARTVPVLVVVTKGTDVRTLGRFAEWLPFNADMVTPAEYEVAVDPTATEKAIPVFTPEHREQDDPWLRLPPVFTTRTVITAKPDASVHATTRAQGINAPHPVVLSRRVERRRVVALTVHGVWRWRLMAQRSPQTETFFGGFMANALRWLTAPDDAGPVIAKPFKDSFAQGEPLMFNVQVYDPRGNVVDDAEVKLVIAKGGDVREALVPPRGNGRYEGGAAGIHTDGAFRYKVTASRNGSVLGSDSGQVHISGTAIEFLNTRMDEGTLTALASRTGGAFMRPAEIERLDSLLAGDAAFAPRTTSSAFEIHVRMSPWYIGLLILLFAAEWVIRKRSGMI; this comes from the coding sequence ATGCCGCAGTTCGACCTTCGTGTCGGCGCTTCTCCCCTCTTTGCACTGCTGGCGATAGCCATCGCCGCCGTTGCGGCATATCTGTATTATCGCATCACCCTTCCCCCTGTCGCACCCTCTCTCCGTCGTCTCCTGATGATCTTGCGCGGACTCGCCTTGCTCCTGTTGTTGCTTCTTTTCCTTGAGCCCATCCTCCGGATCATCAGCACCACCATGCACCGTCCTGTGTTGAGCGTTCTGGTGGACGACAGCAAGAGCATGGGCATCACGGACAAGAGCGGCGATCGGGCGGCAACGACGCGTGCAGTAGTGCAGTCCCCGGCACTTGCGCACATTGCGGAGCGAGCCGATATCCGCTACCTGACGTTCAGTACGAATGCAACGGACATCGCCGTTGATTCGCTGGATTCCCTGTCGTTCAACGGCGATGGCACCGACATTGCTTCGGCACTTCACACTGCCGCAACAGGTCACACCTCGGCATCGGCGCATGCGATGCTTGTCATCTCCGATGGGGTCACGACGCTCGGCAAGAATCCGCTGCATGAGGCCTCGTCCTATGGCGTTCCGGTGTTCACGGTGGGCGTGGGCGATGCAGCGGAACAGCGCGACGTGCTCATCTCCCATGTTGCGGGGAATGCAATCGTGTATGCGGGCGTGCCCGCACCTGTGAGTGTGATCGTGAAGAGTGCCGGCTATCCGGGTCAGAAGGTGGAAGTGACCATCGCCGATGGGCAGCGGGTGATGGATCGGAAAGCATTGACACTCGAGGAGGGTGTTCGTGAATACGAACTCTCTTTGACCTATACGCCGGACGGCGAAGGGATACGCTCCTTTAGCGTATCTGTCACATCGCTCCCCGGCGAACTCACCACGAAGAACAATCACCGCACCTTCACCGCTCGTGTGCGCAAGAGCGCGCTGAAGGTCCTCCTTATCGCCGGAGCGCCTTCGGCTGACGTCACGGCCGTGCGCCAGGCGATCGCCGAGGTGGAACAGTTCACGGTGCGGTCGTTCACCCAATTGCCGTCAGGACAGTTCTTTGAAGGGGTGCTGCCCCCCGGGACGGTTGATTCATCGGACTGTATCGTGCTTGTGGGATACCCCGGCGCGGGAGCGCAACCCGCAATGCTCCAGAGCGTGTTCGGTGCGGTAAAAGCACGGACGGTCCCGGTCCTGGTTGTGGTGACCAAAGGGACTGACGTGAGGACGCTTGGGCGCTTCGCGGAGTGGCTTCCGTTCAACGCCGATATGGTGACGCCGGCAGAGTACGAGGTGGCGGTGGACCCGACGGCTACCGAGAAGGCCATCCCGGTGTTCACACCCGAGCATCGCGAACAGGATGATCCCTGGCTCCGGCTTCCGCCGGTGTTCACCACGCGCACCGTCATCACGGCAAAGCCTGATGCTTCGGTGCATGCCACCACTCGTGCGCAGGGGATCAACGCACCGCATCCTGTAGTCTTGTCGCGGCGCGTTGAACGGAGGCGCGTCGTTGCGCTCACAGTGCACGGCGTATGGCGCTGGCGGTTGATGGCGCAGCGGTCTCCGCAGACGGAAACGTTCTTCGGTGGATTCATGGCGAACGCACTGCGCTGGCTCACGGCGCCCGACGATGCCGGACCGGTGATCGCGAAGCCGTTCAAGGATTCCTTTGCCCAGGGTGAGCCGTTGATGTTCAACGTTCAGGTATACGATCCGCGCGGCAATGTGGTGGACGATGCAGAAGTGAAGCTCGTGATCGCAAAGGGAGGCGACGTGCGCGAGGCGCTGGTGCCGCCACGTGGGAACGGGCGATACGAAGGCGGCGCGGCGGGGATCCATACCGATGGCGCATTCCGCTACAAGGTCACGGCTTCACGGAACGGTTCGGTGCTGGGCAGCGACAGCGGGCAGGTGCATATCAGCGGTACAGCGATCGAATTCCTGAACACCCGGATGGACGAGGGAACGCTCACCGCGCTCGCATCGCGGACCGGCGGTGCGTTCATGCGGCCGGCGGAGATCGAACGTCTGGATTCATTACTGGCGGGAGATGCTGCGTTCGCACCGCGAACGACATCCTCCGCGTTTGAGATCCACGTAAGGATGTCGCCCTGGTACATTGGTCTACTGATACTGCTCTTTGCCGCGGAGTGGGTCATCCGCAAGCGGAGCGGGATGATCTAG
- a CDS encoding peptidylprolyl isomerase produces MKRSASAQLFSTALVSAAVVVLVLFSGCSPKAGDTVVATVGKTPITIAEYEKLFERSNGTRDAGVKATQDERERFLDLMVRYRKKLADAYDQGLDRRPELQAEIQQYKGSLAASYLTDRQLVSPAIKKMYDRSLEELRASHILIQLKQGASAEDSAAAMKKVTEVIALANAGKDFGELALSFSDDPSAKTNRGDLYYFSVGKMVPEFEDAAFAMKKGEISQKPVVSRWGYHILKITDRKPASGTTHCGHIMIRFESQSPSPEDTLKAYQKIAALQDSLRAGTPFAGLAKAHSDDGGSSENGGDLGWFDRARWPQAFDEAAFSLKPGENSPIVRTQYGYHIINCTGVNLPRSFEESRQDLQNKYQQQRFQTDYAAYLDGIRREVSFSANDAVVERFVTAFDSTKTVRDSTWADTLTASFRKATVFSFAKGPVSVDSVLGIIKSHPEWSNLSLQRQSLTTTLDKVGEQLTFAAKADLMEKQDPEFATLLREYKEGILLYQAEQEQVWNRVAPTDSSLHLYFDTNRDRFMFPDRVVFTDLRAATAEAANDLYAKVRAGKTFEQIVKEDSVRMAQRHLFSLAFAKGQTGLNKAALKTIDSVAVAMKAESDIHLLVAAFADTVGKKWTAKNKPIARQRIELLKKKFATTYGIAAERIMVELRQRNYAIESKATIAHLETHVDLQIIGRQPRVINALETAVLAPSADERAARADSLKPMEVSEPFPYKAGFSLVRFERREPARRKAYEEAGAEVSSLFQDYEAKRLEKEWLDRVEKTHPVVVNKEALRQAFASPQK; encoded by the coding sequence GTGAAACGAAGTGCCTCTGCGCAACTCTTCTCCACTGCGCTCGTGTCCGCAGCAGTCGTTGTCCTCGTCCTCTTCAGCGGTTGCTCCCCGAAAGCGGGTGATACCGTTGTTGCAACGGTCGGCAAGACCCCCATCACGATCGCCGAGTACGAAAAACTCTTTGAGCGCAGCAATGGAACGCGCGATGCCGGCGTCAAGGCAACGCAGGATGAACGCGAACGCTTCCTCGATCTGATGGTCCGGTACCGCAAGAAGCTGGCCGATGCGTATGACCAGGGCCTGGACCGCCGGCCTGAACTTCAGGCGGAGATCCAGCAGTACAAGGGGAGCCTTGCTGCCTCGTACCTCACCGACCGCCAGCTCGTCTCGCCGGCGATCAAAAAGATGTACGACCGGAGCCTCGAAGAGCTCCGCGCCAGCCACATCCTGATCCAGCTGAAGCAGGGTGCGTCGGCCGAGGATTCCGCTGCCGCGATGAAGAAGGTGACCGAGGTCATCGCCCTCGCCAACGCCGGCAAGGATTTCGGCGAACTCGCCCTCAGCTTCTCCGATGACCCGAGTGCCAAGACGAACCGCGGCGATCTGTACTACTTCTCGGTTGGCAAGATGGTCCCCGAATTCGAAGATGCAGCCTTCGCGATGAAGAAGGGTGAGATCTCTCAGAAGCCGGTGGTCTCTCGCTGGGGGTATCACATCCTGAAGATCACGGACCGCAAGCCTGCATCCGGCACGACCCATTGCGGCCATATCATGATCCGGTTCGAGAGCCAGTCGCCGTCGCCGGAAGACACACTGAAAGCGTATCAGAAGATCGCCGCGCTGCAGGACAGCCTCCGCGCCGGCACTCCCTTTGCCGGGCTCGCCAAGGCGCACTCCGATGACGGTGGTTCATCCGAGAATGGTGGAGACCTCGGGTGGTTCGACCGTGCCCGGTGGCCGCAGGCGTTCGATGAGGCGGCCTTCTCGTTGAAGCCGGGCGAGAACTCGCCCATCGTCCGCACGCAGTACGGCTACCATATCATCAATTGCACCGGCGTGAATCTGCCGCGTTCGTTCGAGGAGTCGCGCCAGGACCTCCAGAACAAGTACCAGCAGCAGCGCTTCCAGACGGACTATGCGGCATACCTCGACGGCATCCGCCGCGAAGTCTCGTTCTCCGCCAATGATGCTGTCGTGGAGCGTTTCGTGACCGCATTCGATTCGACCAAGACCGTGCGCGACAGTACCTGGGCCGACACCCTGACGGCAAGTTTCCGGAAGGCGACGGTCTTCTCGTTCGCCAAAGGGCCGGTCAGCGTCGATTCCGTTCTTGGGATCATCAAGAGCCATCCGGAGTGGAGCAACCTTTCCCTGCAACGGCAGTCGCTCACGACGACCCTGGACAAGGTAGGTGAGCAGCTCACCTTCGCCGCGAAGGCCGACCTGATGGAGAAGCAGGACCCGGAGTTCGCCACGCTCCTGCGCGAATACAAGGAAGGCATCCTCCTGTATCAGGCCGAACAGGAACAGGTGTGGAACCGTGTGGCACCGACGGATTCTTCGCTGCATCTGTACTTCGATACCAACCGCGACCGCTTCATGTTCCCCGACCGTGTCGTGTTCACCGACCTGCGCGCGGCGACCGCCGAGGCCGCCAATGACCTGTACGCGAAGGTCCGCGCCGGCAAGACGTTCGAACAGATCGTGAAGGAGGACTCGGTCCGCATGGCCCAACGGCATCTGTTCTCCCTGGCGTTCGCGAAGGGCCAGACCGGACTCAACAAGGCCGCGCTGAAGACCATCGATTCGGTCGCCGTGGCAATGAAGGCCGAGAGCGATATACACCTGCTGGTGGCGGCGTTCGCCGATACCGTGGGCAAGAAGTGGACAGCAAAGAATAAGCCGATCGCACGTCAGCGCATCGAACTGCTGAAGAAGAAGTTCGCCACGACCTATGGCATCGCCGCCGAACGGATCATGGTCGAACTCCGCCAGCGCAATTATGCCATCGAGAGCAAAGCGACCATCGCACATCTTGAGACCCACGTCGACCTGCAGATCATCGGGCGTCAGCCGCGGGTGATCAACGCGCTCGAGACGGCAGTTCTTGCCCCCTCGGCCGACGAGCGCGCAGCGCGTGCAGACTCCCTCAAGCCGATGGAAGTTTCGGAACCGTTCCCGTACAAAGCGGGATTCTCGCTGGTCCGTTTCGAACGCCGTGAGCCCGCCCGCCGCAAAGCGTATGAGGAGGCCGGTGCCGAAGTGAGCAGCCTGTTCCAGGACTATGAGGCGAAGCGGTTGGAGAAGGAATGGTTGGACCGGGTCGAGAAGACCCATCCGGTCGTCGTGAACAAGGAAGCCCTCAGGCAGGCATTTGCATCTCCACAGAAATAG
- a CDS encoding peptidylprolyl isomerase, whose translation MMRAVQVLITACALSLSTAAAFAQDQPQTQSQQQKQALDRIVAVVENDPILESELQSQIQFFVMNNKVDARAAGVRAQVLLSMINEKLIVAKAVQDSVTVTDEEVQQQLEQAIAQRVQQVGSESRLEELYGMPLSRIKREYRDEMRRNLLAQKLQQQRFGSSQIGRFEVEEFFRTYRDSLPRVPEEVELAHIFIKPRFSDTDRAAARAKMQSVLDSLNAGVDFAGLAQRHSNDAGSASQGGNLGLVRRGQFVKEFESAVFGLGEGQTSGIVETELGMHIIQLIERRGDAVRARHILLRMQRTPDSDTATVHLLDSLRLRILAGANFAELAKIYSEDKETNLIGGTLGSLELEQLDKNWYPTVAPLKAGEVSAPAQLPIGASYGYHIVLVRKRTPPHEMTLEGDYHKLEQIALNYKRTKDYQAWLDELRKQIYWKIYE comes from the coding sequence ATGATGCGTGCTGTTCAAGTTCTGATCACCGCTTGTGCTCTCTCACTGTCCACGGCCGCAGCCTTCGCCCAGGATCAGCCCCAGACCCAATCCCAACAGCAGAAACAGGCGCTCGACCGGATCGTGGCTGTGGTGGAGAACGATCCCATCCTCGAATCGGAACTGCAATCCCAGATCCAGTTCTTCGTGATGAACAACAAAGTGGACGCCCGTGCAGCCGGCGTGCGCGCCCAGGTATTGCTGTCCATGATCAACGAGAAACTGATCGTGGCGAAGGCGGTGCAGGACAGCGTGACGGTGACCGACGAAGAGGTGCAGCAGCAGCTCGAGCAGGCGATCGCGCAGCGCGTGCAACAGGTCGGCTCGGAATCGCGCCTGGAAGAACTCTATGGCATGCCCCTCAGCCGCATCAAGCGCGAGTACCGCGATGAGATGCGCCGGAATCTGCTCGCTCAGAAACTCCAGCAACAGCGTTTCGGTTCGTCGCAGATCGGCCGTTTTGAGGTGGAAGAATTCTTCCGCACATACCGTGACAGCCTCCCGCGTGTGCCCGAAGAGGTCGAGCTTGCGCATATCTTCATCAAACCACGGTTCAGCGATACCGACCGTGCCGCCGCCCGCGCAAAGATGCAGTCCGTGCTCGATAGCCTGAACGCAGGCGTTGATTTCGCCGGGCTCGCCCAGCGGCATTCCAATGACGCCGGCTCCGCGTCGCAAGGTGGTAACCTCGGCCTCGTCCGCCGTGGCCAGTTCGTGAAGGAATTCGAAAGCGCGGTGTTCGGACTCGGCGAGGGACAGACATCCGGCATCGTCGAGACGGAACTCGGCATGCATATCATTCAGCTCATCGAGCGACGCGGTGACGCGGTGCGCGCGCGGCATATCCTCCTGCGCATGCAGCGCACTCCGGACAGCGATACGGCAACCGTGCACCTGCTTGATTCACTCCGGCTGCGCATCCTCGCCGGTGCCAATTTCGCCGAGCTGGCAAAGATCTATTCCGAGGACAAAGAGACCAACCTGATCGGCGGGACGCTCGGCTCCCTGGAGCTCGAGCAACTCGACAAGAACTGGTACCCCACCGTTGCGCCGCTCAAGGCCGGCGAGGTCAGTGCCCCTGCGCAATTGCCCATCGGCGCATCGTATGGCTATCACATCGTGCTGGTCCGTAAGCGTACCCCTCCGCATGAGATGACGCTCGAAGGCGACTACCATAAGCTGGAACAGATCGCGCTCAACTACAAGCGGACGAAGGATTACCAGGCCTGGCTGGACGAGCTGCGGAAGCAGATCTACTGGAAGATCTACGAATAA
- a CDS encoding PLP-dependent transferase: protein MKKPTHGLATRAIHGKHMHPFKGPVAPPIVQTSTYRFDDSHDAVRYAQGDPEVYVYTRYHNPTVRTAQEHLAEVMGTEATLLTASGMAAISSAILAVVKAGDTIISTPALYGGTYRFFRDILPRHGITVRYCDPRKLDALRTMITPTTKLVYFESPTNPTLEVVDIPALVAAVRAAQRRTRRNVTIVCDNTFATSMNQRPIELGVDVVVESATKYLGGHSDIIAGVVAGSTKMVADAHFQMKYYGGCADPFAAYLLLRSMKTFALRVERQNASAMELAAWFERHPRVLRTLYPGLRSHPEHAAATRQMVPGAGYGGMVTIEVPGGVRGAVKVCDALRVAVNAMSLGGAETLVSIPVYSSHVGMTAKELKRHCVTPGMVRISVGLEDVVDLKADFDRALRRVS from the coding sequence ATGAAGAAGCCAACCCACGGCCTTGCAACGCGCGCCATCCACGGCAAGCACATGCACCCCTTCAAAGGGCCCGTCGCGCCGCCCATCGTGCAGACCTCCACCTATCGCTTCGATGATTCGCACGATGCCGTCCGCTATGCCCAGGGTGATCCCGAGGTGTACGTGTACACCCGCTATCACAACCCCACCGTGCGCACCGCGCAGGAACATCTCGCGGAGGTGATGGGCACCGAAGCAACGCTCCTCACCGCGTCGGGTATGGCCGCGATCTCGTCGGCCATTCTTGCCGTCGTGAAGGCCGGCGACACGATCATCAGTACGCCGGCATTGTACGGCGGCACATACCGGTTCTTCCGCGACATCCTCCCGCGGCACGGCATCACCGTACGCTACTGCGACCCGCGCAAGCTCGATGCGTTGCGGACAATGATCACGCCGACAACGAAGCTCGTCTACTTCGAAAGCCCGACCAACCCCACGCTGGAAGTGGTGGACATCCCCGCACTCGTCGCTGCCGTGCGCGCGGCGCAACGCCGCACGCGCCGCAATGTGACGATCGTGTGCGACAACACGTTCGCCACGAGCATGAACCAGCGGCCGATCGAACTCGGTGTGGACGTGGTCGTAGAGAGCGCGACGAAGTATCTCGGCGGACACTCCGACATCATCGCCGGCGTGGTTGCGGGATCGACGAAGATGGTCGCGGATGCCCACTTCCAGATGAAGTACTACGGCGGTTGTGCCGATCCCTTCGCGGCGTATCTGCTTCTCCGGAGCATGAAGACCTTTGCCCTGCGTGTGGAACGCCAGAATGCTTCCGCGATGGAGCTCGCAGCCTGGTTCGAAAGGCACCCCCGCGTGCTCCGCACACTGTATCCCGGCCTGCGGTCGCATCCGGAGCACGCAGCAGCAACACGGCAGATGGTGCCCGGTGCCGGATATGGAGGGATGGTGACGATCGAAGTACCCGGGGGGGTGCGGGGAGCGGTGAAGGTGTGCGATGCGCTCCGGGTGGCGGTCAATGCCATGTCCCTCGGCGGCGCAGAAACGCTCGTCAGCATCCCCGTCTACTCGTCGCATGTCGGCATGACCGCAAAGGAGCTGAAACGCCATTGCGTGACCCCGGGGATGGTGCGCATTTCGGTCGGTTTAGAGGATGTTGTGGATCTCAAGGCGGACTTTGACCGCGCTTTGCGCCGGGTTTCTTGA
- a CDS encoding AAA family ATPase: MSTRAPRPTTGSDVEDARQLKASYDALRAEIAKVIVGQDAIVEHLLVALLSRGHCLLVGVPGLAKTLLIRTLAQVLDLKFNRIQFTPDLMPGDITGTEIIEENAGTGAKAFRFVQGPVFANIVLADEINRTPPKTQAALLEAMQEHRVTAAGTTYTLAEPFFVLATQNPIEQEGTYPLPEAQLDRFMFNLWLDYPTLEEEVQIVRSTTSLHVPSPEHVLTGPQISAYQDLVRRVPVADNVMEYAVKLARTTRPHSPGTPKFIKDWVRWGAGPRASQYLILGAKTRALLTGRHTPDIDDVRALAGPTLRHRLVTNFNAEADGVTTIEIVERLVRENS, encoded by the coding sequence GTGTCCACACGAGCACCCCGGCCTACCACCGGATCCGATGTTGAAGATGCCCGTCAACTGAAAGCATCCTACGACGCCTTGCGCGCCGAGATCGCCAAGGTCATCGTCGGCCAGGACGCTATCGTCGAGCATCTCCTCGTTGCACTCCTCTCGCGCGGACACTGTCTGCTCGTGGGCGTGCCCGGACTCGCCAAGACCCTTCTCATCCGCACGCTGGCGCAGGTGCTGGACCTGAAATTCAACCGCATCCAGTTCACTCCCGACCTCATGCCCGGCGACATCACCGGCACGGAGATCATCGAAGAGAACGCCGGCACAGGCGCGAAAGCATTCCGGTTCGTGCAGGGGCCCGTGTTCGCGAACATCGTGCTTGCCGACGAGATCAACCGCACGCCTCCCAAAACCCAGGCGGCGCTGCTCGAGGCCATGCAGGAGCATCGCGTGACCGCGGCGGGAACCACGTATACCCTGGCCGAACCGTTCTTCGTGCTCGCTACGCAGAACCCGATCGAGCAGGAAGGGACCTATCCGCTTCCCGAGGCACAGCTCGACCGTTTCATGTTCAATCTCTGGCTGGACTATCCCACGCTGGAGGAAGAGGTGCAGATCGTCCGTTCGACAACAAGCCTGCATGTCCCCTCGCCGGAGCACGTGCTGACGGGACCGCAGATCTCTGCCTATCAGGACCTCGTCCGCCGCGTGCCCGTGGCAGACAACGTGATGGAGTACGCCGTGAAACTCGCGCGCACGACCCGTCCGCATTCCCCCGGCACGCCCAAGTTCATCAAGGATTGGGTCCGCTGGGGCGCCGGTCCCCGCGCGTCGCAGTACCTGATCCTGGGTGCCAAGACCCGTGCGCTGCTCACCGGGCGCCATACTCCCGACATCGATGATGTGCGCGCTCTCGCGGGCCCCACGTTACGCCACCGGCTTGTGACGAATTTCAATGCCGAGGCGGACGGCGTGACCACCATCGAGATCGTGGAACGGCTCGTCCGCGAGAATTCCTGA
- a CDS encoding peptidyl-prolyl cis-trans isomerase produces MHLHRNSSVVPAAVLLLALAGGCGGPGNKGEYVARVNNAVLTQEDLVVTRDSLGAPTALSKEYVNEWIVTELLFQEAERRGVPDAPDFQAQLENTRKRLAVAALLQKEVYAAVDTASITDDAIALAFKASGDAYALREDVVLATLVLFRDRDAASSFRTTVLKGTAWDEALGRVTAAAAGASQIVRTADHRYFTRATLYPEELWRLARSLPREEVSFPLRAADGYYILRVHQSFRQGELPPLDYVRAEVREHLLMDVRRQKYEDFIRTLRERHTVDIRDAAADPGAVQE; encoded by the coding sequence TTGCATCTCCACAGAAATAGCAGTGTCGTTCCGGCCGCCGTTCTCCTCCTTGCTCTTGCGGGGGGATGCGGCGGCCCGGGAAACAAAGGCGAGTATGTCGCCCGCGTGAACAATGCAGTGCTCACGCAGGAGGACCTCGTCGTCACCCGCGATTCCCTCGGCGCACCGACGGCATTGTCCAAGGAGTACGTCAATGAGTGGATCGTGACCGAGTTGCTCTTCCAGGAAGCGGAGCGCCGCGGGGTACCGGACGCGCCGGATTTCCAGGCGCAACTCGAGAACACCCGTAAGCGCCTCGCCGTCGCCGCCCTCCTCCAGAAGGAGGTCTATGCGGCTGTCGACACCGCATCCATCACCGACGACGCCATCGCCCTGGCATTCAAGGCTTCCGGCGACGCCTATGCGCTCCGCGAAGACGTGGTGCTGGCCACGCTGGTGTTGTTCCGCGATCGCGATGCCGCGTCCAGTTTCCGGACCACCGTTCTGAAGGGTACCGCATGGGATGAGGCCCTGGGCCGTGTGACCGCCGCAGCCGCCGGAGCCTCGCAGATCGTGCGTACCGCCGACCACCGCTATTTCACCCGGGCCACGCTCTACCCCGAAGAGCTCTGGCGCCTCGCCCGGAGCCTTCCCCGTGAAGAAGTGTCGTTCCCTCTCCGCGCCGCCGACGGCTACTACATCCTCCGGGTCCATCAGTCGTTCCGCCAGGGAGAGCTGCCGCCGCTGGACTATGTGCGTGCCGAGGTGCGCGAACATCTCCTGATGGATGTCCGCCGCCAGAAGTACGAAGATTTCATCCGCACGCTGCGCGAGCGGCATACCGTGGATATACGTGACGCCGCCGCCGATCCAGGCGCCGTGCAAGAATAA